In Carassius carassius chromosome 5, fCarCar2.1, whole genome shotgun sequence, one genomic interval encodes:
- the LOC132141331 gene encoding serine/threonine-protein kinase 36-like isoform X3, producing MMDQYHILEVIGEGSFGRVYKGRRKFSGQVVALKFIPKVGRSEKDLRSLKREIDIMRGLKHPNIVLLLDSFETEREVVVVTEYAEGELFQILEDDGSLPENQVREIACQLVSALYYLHSHRILHRDMKPQNILLGKGGVVKLCDFGFARAMSVSTLVLTSIKGTPLYMSPELVEEKPYDHSADLWSLGCILYELHTGAPPFYTNSIFQLVQLIVRDPVKWPENMSQDCLSFLKGLLMKDPEKRLSWPDLLIHPFVADGVLMVSDEGSSNPLTIPPSPDLQALKHQQAAEKTTARSREGKLLRKARELREKEKINRREIVSGSAVRASQTRCKTASAGGAPTTGHSLGSTFSVHQNSSQPATNQHQANDNSVTRVCSAPHKGQISRDYEREFPSVEVGPRQVLKHPGHARTSLASVRMDSEEKDIDSDSEWQRFIELSYQGPVNTSILQRLKTKLLVTKNQLLVRKGEEASLTLQPLQILRNIVQSCQSGDVETLGKELELPHLLFSLTEDILNNPDLMQESQGETVLGDLMNVLIMYLEKSPGWEIKARRSEDLCQLFILVFLCREPKRSAILATAVLTLFTRRGISVNVSVERLTAFLGNILTDTAEAHNPLPAGWGMCDGLLSLILHRLSESESRLLLDFKDSELWLCLWAKVNASLENTTSQSCHFSPNDNSSNCSSALGHLLTTNCSASLLECGLFWGDSEINSLSVMSCHLLCIPFSLELPLEKLLSVLQSYQSSNIVAGLLKMIQTLPVALVELPLCLLNRLLVSDPQHTAPCLITAAQASAFLPYSTEGSDNGADHTQNQLNHFGNGVERIKSNGIAKKTKIDHIKSDIKSKKRLERLKGNIDDSIKTQYQPSRNKTEKIREVQPKTYKKIYPQNTMEQLRAKTEQHSCIEELMDSLEIHGSSAGRFQDLSPQPGCSISWLIDSLEELRSCDHPKISTATIRSSPEEVRTAGSLLAFLLQSELLSGCAVELLILLSQLTHHLTHQTSFVLPVETTQLQFALHHHDDGIRAACCGFLGSAVRQVIGKSKFDLFQDLLGCLCDPAPSVRRTACKAVGNWLSVMGKTNQTLSNKGFKNTTDVNALSVQDKMRRTPAMEGVRHSEREIWMELAIGAASPLVSLLSDADNVIRQHCCGALANLAAFGGGDGALLNADAPGMILQTACNDSHHAVRRVAVATLRVFSQQNTLLQALRSLDAGRKLSHTSQSSLFQRDYQWLVSKLDRSTEGKT from the exons ATGATGGATCAGTACCATATTTTGGAGGTTATCGGGGAAGGGTCTTTTGGCCGAGTGTACAAAGGCCGCAGGAAGTTCAGCGGCCAG gtTGTGGCTCTGAAGTTCATTCCCAAAGTTGGCCGCTCAGAGAAGGACCTGCGCAGTTTGAAAAGAGAGATTGACATCATGAGGGGGCTTAAACATCCCAACATAGTGCTGCTTTTAGACAGCTTTGAGACGGAGAGGGAG GTTGTGGTGGTGACTGAGTACGCAGAGGGTGAGCTGTTTCAGATTCTGGAGGATGATGGGAGTTTACCTGAGAATCAG GTGCGTGAAATAGCGTGCCAGCTTGTTTCTGCCCTGTATTATCTGCACTCCCATCGCATTTTGCACCGTGACATGAAACCACAGAACATCCTGCTGGGAAAAGGAGGAGTAGTAAAGCTCTGTGACTTTGG ATTTGCACGTGCCATGAGTGTGTCCACCTTGGTGTTGACCTCTATTAAGGGGACGCCTCTATACATGTCTCCGGAATTAGTGGAAGAGAAACCCTATGACCACTCAGCTGACCTTTGGTCTCTGGGCTGCATCCTCTATGAGCTCCACACGGGGGCGCCTCCGTTCTACACCAACTCCATCTTTCAGCTGGTGCAGCTTATAGTGAGAGATCCAGTGAAATGGCCAGAGAACATGAGCCAAGACTGCTTG AGTTTTCTGAAGGGATTGCTAATGAAAGACCCAGAGAAGAGGTTGTCATGGCCTGACCTGCTTATTCACCCTTTTGTTGCAGATGGAGTTTTAA TGGTGTCAGATGAGGGTTCAAGCAACCCCCTGACAATCCCACCCAGCCCCGACCTACAGGCCCTGAAACACCAGCAGGCTGCTGAGAAGACAACGGCACGCAGCAGAGAGGGCAAACTACTGCGCAAAGCTAGAGAGCTTCGGGAGAAAGAAAAGATTAACAGACGG GAGATTGTGAGTGGAAGTGCTGTGCGTGCCAGTCAGACACGCTGTAAGACAGCTTCTGCTGGAGGAGCCCCCACCACTGGCCATTCATTGGGCAGCACCTTTTCAGTGCATCAAAATTCATCTCAGCCAGCAACCAATCAGCATCAAGCAAATGACAACAGTGTTACCAG agTGTGCTCAGCTCCACATAAAGGCCAGATCAGTAGAGACTATGAGAGGGAGTTCCCTTCGGTTGAGGTGGGACCAAGGCAGGTTCTGAAGCACCCTGGACACGCACGGACCAGTCTGGCTTCTGTCAGGATGGACAGtgag GAAAAAGATATCGATAGTGACTCTGAGTGGCAACGATTTATTGAATTAAGTTATCAGGGCCCTGTAAACACTTCCATTCTTCAGAGGTTAAAGACCAAGCTGCTTGTAACCAAAAACCAG CTGTTGGTCAGGAAGGGTGAAGAGGCGTCTTTAACTCTACAGCCACTACAGATCCTCAGGAACATTGTTCAGAGCTGTCAGTCTGGTGATGTTGAAACACTGGGCAAGGAGTTGGAACTACCTCATCTACTGTTCAGTCTGACTGAAGACATCCTGAACAATCCAGATCTAATGCAG GAGTCTCAGGGTGAGACTGTATTGGGAGATCTGATGAATGTGCTCATAATGTACCTGGAAAAGAGCCCAGGCTGGGAGATAAAGGCAAGAAG ATCTGAGGATCTCTGTCAGCTATTTATATTGGTATTTCTCTGTCGAGAGCCAAAACGTTCAGCG ATTTTGGCAACAGCAGTCTTAACCTTGTTCACTCGCCGGGGTATATCTGTGAATGTCAGTGTGGAAAGGCTTACTGCCTTTTTGGGGAATATTTTGACAGACACAGCAGAG GCACATAACCCCTTACCTGCAGGTTGGGGCATGTGTGATGGCCTTCTGTCACTGATTCTCCACAGACTATCTGAG AGTGAAAGCCGCCTACTGCTTGACTTTAAGGACTCGGAGCTTTGGCTCTGCTTGTGGGCTAAAGTGAATGCCTCTCTGGAAAACACAACATCCCAGAGTTGCCATTTCTCTCCTAATG ATAACTCCTCAAACTGCTCCTCTGCCCTCGGCCACCTTCTCACCACCAATTG CAGCGCTTCATTGCTTGAGTGTGGTCTTTTCTGGGGTGACTCAGAAATAAACAGCTTATCAGTGATGAGCTGTCATCTTCTCTGCATCCCCTTCTCTCTGGAGTTACCCCTAGAAAAACTTCTTTCTGTTCTCCAATCTTATCAAAGCTCAAATATTGTGGCCGGTCTACTTAAG ATGATTCAAACTCTTCCCGTTGCCCTGGTGGAGCTTCCGTTGTGTCTTCTTAATCGTCTGCTGGTATCTGACCCGCAGCACACTGCTCCATGCCTTATCACTGCAGCCCAGGCCTCCGCTTTCCTCCCTTACAGCACAGAAGGCTCAGACAATGGAGCAGACCACACTCAGAATCAACTTAACCACTTCGGGAATGGTGTGGAGCGAATTAAGAGCAATGGAATCGCAAAGAAAACCAAGATAGATCATATCAAAAGTGACATCAAATCAAAGAAGAGGTTAGAGCGCCTCAAAGGCAACATAGATGATTCCATAAAGACGCAATACCAGCCATCCAGAAACAAGACTGAGAAAATCAGAGAGGTCCAACcaaaaacctataaaaaaatatatccacAGAACACCATGGAACAACTAAGAGCCAAAACAGAGCAGCATAGTTGTATAGAGGAGCTCATGGACAGTTTGGAGATCCATGGCAGTTCTGCAGGACGTTTCCAAGACCTCTCGCCTCAGCCAGGGTGCAGCATCAGCTGGCTCATAGACAGTCTGGAGGAATTAAGAAGTTGTGATCACCCCAAGATCTCCACGGCTACAATTCGATCTTCACCAGAAGAGGTCAGAACGGCAGGTTCTCTATTGGCTTTTCTGCTACAAAGTGAACTTCTCAGTGGGTGTGCAGTGGAACTCCTTATCCTTCTCTCCCAACTAACACATCATCTCACCCATCAGACTTCCTTCGTTCTTCCAGTCGAAACCACCCAACTGCAGTTTGCATTGCACCACCACGATGATGGAATCCGAGCGGCCTGCTGTGGCTTCCTCGGCTCAGCTGTCAGGCAGGTCATTGGTAAATCAAAATTTGACTTATTCCAAGATCTGTTAGGTTGCTTATGTGATCCTGCTCCGTCCGTTCGTAGGACAGCCTGCAAGGCAGTGGGAAACTGGCTGAGTGTAATGGGAAAAACCAATCAAACTCTTTCTAATAAAGGTTTCAAGAATACGACTGACGTTAATGCCTTGTCAGTACAAGACAAAATGAGGAGGACACCAGCAATGGAAGGTGTCAGACATAGTGAGAGAGAGATATGGATGGAGCTTGCCATAGGAGCTGCCAGTCCCCTCGTTTCTCTGCTGTCAGATGCTGATAATGTCATTAGACAGCATTGCTGTGGGGCTCTGGCTAACCTGGCTGCTTTTGGCGGAGGGGATGGAGCACTTCTCAATGCAGATGCTCCAGGCATGATCCTCCAAACTGCCTGTAATGATTCCCATCATGCAGTGCGACGGGTAGCTGTGGCCACTCTGCGTGTGTTTAGCCAACAAAACACATTACTTCAG GCTCTGAGGTCTCTAGATGCAGGAAGAAAACTCAGTCACACATCCCAAAGCTCTTTATTTCAGAGAGATTATCAATGGCTTGTCAGCAAGTTGGACAGGTCGACTGAAGGAAAAACATAA
- the LOC132141331 gene encoding serine/threonine-protein kinase 36-like isoform X4: MMDQYHILEVIGEGSFGRVYKGRRKFSGQVVALKFIPKVGRSEKDLRSLKREIDIMRGLKHPNIVLLLDSFETEREVVVVTEYAEGELFQILEDDGSLPENQVREIACQLVSALYYLHSHRILHRDMKPQNILLGKGGVVKLCDFGFARAMSVSTLVLTSIKGTPLYMSPELVEEKPYDHSADLWSLGCILYELHTGAPPFYTNSIFQLVQLIVRDPVKWPENMSQDCLSFLKGLLMKDPEKRLSWPDLLIHPFVADGVLMVSDEGSSNPLTIPPSPDLQALKHQQAAEKTTARSREGKLLRKARELREKEKINRREIVSGSAVRASQTRCKTASAGGAPTTGHSLGSTFSVHQNSSQPATNQHQANDNSVTRVCSAPHKGQISRDYEREFPSVEVGPRQVLKHPGHARTSLASVRMDSEEKDIDSDSEWQRFIELSYQGPVNTSILQRLKTKLLVTKNQLLVRKGEEASLTLQPLQILRNIVQSCQSGDVETLGKELELPHLLFSLTEDILNNPDLMQESQGETVLGDLMNVLIMYLEKSPGWEIKARRSEDLCQLFILVFLCREPKRSAILATAVLTLFTRRGISVNVSVERLTAFLGNILTDTAEAHNPLPAGWGMCDGLLSLILHRLSESESRLLLDFKDSELWLCLWAKVNASLENTTSQSCHFSPNGLYVFLSLALLVFSSDPYYCVALLSDNSSNCSSALGHLLTTNCSASLLECGLFWGDSEINSLSVMSCHLLCIPFSLELPLEKLLSVLQSYQSSNIVAGLLKMIQTLPVALVELPLCLLNRLLVSDPQHTAPCLITAAQASAFLPYSTEGSDNGADHTQNQLNHFGNGVERIKSNGIAKKTKIDHIKSDIKSKKRLERLKGNIDDSIKTQYQPSRNKTEKIREVQPKTYKKIYPQNTMEQLRAKTEQHSCIEELMDSLEIHGSSAGRFQDLSPQPGCSISWLIDSLEELRSCDHPKISTATIRSSPEETSFVLPVETTQLQFALHHHDDGIRAACCGFLGSAVRQVIGKSKFDLFQDLLGCLCDPAPSVRRTACKAVGNWLSVMGKTNQTLSNKGFKNTTDVNALSVQDKMRRTPAMEGVRHSEREIWMELAIGAASPLVSLLSDADNVIRQHCCGALANLAAFGGGDGALLNADAPGMILQTACNDSHHAVRRVAVATLRVFSQQNTLLQALRSLDAGRKLSHTSQSSLFQRDYQWLVSKLDRSTEGKT; encoded by the exons ATGATGGATCAGTACCATATTTTGGAGGTTATCGGGGAAGGGTCTTTTGGCCGAGTGTACAAAGGCCGCAGGAAGTTCAGCGGCCAG gtTGTGGCTCTGAAGTTCATTCCCAAAGTTGGCCGCTCAGAGAAGGACCTGCGCAGTTTGAAAAGAGAGATTGACATCATGAGGGGGCTTAAACATCCCAACATAGTGCTGCTTTTAGACAGCTTTGAGACGGAGAGGGAG GTTGTGGTGGTGACTGAGTACGCAGAGGGTGAGCTGTTTCAGATTCTGGAGGATGATGGGAGTTTACCTGAGAATCAG GTGCGTGAAATAGCGTGCCAGCTTGTTTCTGCCCTGTATTATCTGCACTCCCATCGCATTTTGCACCGTGACATGAAACCACAGAACATCCTGCTGGGAAAAGGAGGAGTAGTAAAGCTCTGTGACTTTGG ATTTGCACGTGCCATGAGTGTGTCCACCTTGGTGTTGACCTCTATTAAGGGGACGCCTCTATACATGTCTCCGGAATTAGTGGAAGAGAAACCCTATGACCACTCAGCTGACCTTTGGTCTCTGGGCTGCATCCTCTATGAGCTCCACACGGGGGCGCCTCCGTTCTACACCAACTCCATCTTTCAGCTGGTGCAGCTTATAGTGAGAGATCCAGTGAAATGGCCAGAGAACATGAGCCAAGACTGCTTG AGTTTTCTGAAGGGATTGCTAATGAAAGACCCAGAGAAGAGGTTGTCATGGCCTGACCTGCTTATTCACCCTTTTGTTGCAGATGGAGTTTTAA TGGTGTCAGATGAGGGTTCAAGCAACCCCCTGACAATCCCACCCAGCCCCGACCTACAGGCCCTGAAACACCAGCAGGCTGCTGAGAAGACAACGGCACGCAGCAGAGAGGGCAAACTACTGCGCAAAGCTAGAGAGCTTCGGGAGAAAGAAAAGATTAACAGACGG GAGATTGTGAGTGGAAGTGCTGTGCGTGCCAGTCAGACACGCTGTAAGACAGCTTCTGCTGGAGGAGCCCCCACCACTGGCCATTCATTGGGCAGCACCTTTTCAGTGCATCAAAATTCATCTCAGCCAGCAACCAATCAGCATCAAGCAAATGACAACAGTGTTACCAG agTGTGCTCAGCTCCACATAAAGGCCAGATCAGTAGAGACTATGAGAGGGAGTTCCCTTCGGTTGAGGTGGGACCAAGGCAGGTTCTGAAGCACCCTGGACACGCACGGACCAGTCTGGCTTCTGTCAGGATGGACAGtgag GAAAAAGATATCGATAGTGACTCTGAGTGGCAACGATTTATTGAATTAAGTTATCAGGGCCCTGTAAACACTTCCATTCTTCAGAGGTTAAAGACCAAGCTGCTTGTAACCAAAAACCAG CTGTTGGTCAGGAAGGGTGAAGAGGCGTCTTTAACTCTACAGCCACTACAGATCCTCAGGAACATTGTTCAGAGCTGTCAGTCTGGTGATGTTGAAACACTGGGCAAGGAGTTGGAACTACCTCATCTACTGTTCAGTCTGACTGAAGACATCCTGAACAATCCAGATCTAATGCAG GAGTCTCAGGGTGAGACTGTATTGGGAGATCTGATGAATGTGCTCATAATGTACCTGGAAAAGAGCCCAGGCTGGGAGATAAAGGCAAGAAG ATCTGAGGATCTCTGTCAGCTATTTATATTGGTATTTCTCTGTCGAGAGCCAAAACGTTCAGCG ATTTTGGCAACAGCAGTCTTAACCTTGTTCACTCGCCGGGGTATATCTGTGAATGTCAGTGTGGAAAGGCTTACTGCCTTTTTGGGGAATATTTTGACAGACACAGCAGAG GCACATAACCCCTTACCTGCAGGTTGGGGCATGTGTGATGGCCTTCTGTCACTGATTCTCCACAGACTATCTGAG AGTGAAAGCCGCCTACTGCTTGACTTTAAGGACTCGGAGCTTTGGCTCTGCTTGTGGGCTAAAGTGAATGCCTCTCTGGAAAACACAACATCCCAGAGTTGCCATTTCTCTCCTAATG GTCTGTATGTGTTCCTTTCTCTCGCTTTATTGGTTTTCTCCAGTGATCCGTATTACTGTGTGGCTCTCCTGTCAGATAACTCCTCAAACTGCTCCTCTGCCCTCGGCCACCTTCTCACCACCAATTG CAGCGCTTCATTGCTTGAGTGTGGTCTTTTCTGGGGTGACTCAGAAATAAACAGCTTATCAGTGATGAGCTGTCATCTTCTCTGCATCCCCTTCTCTCTGGAGTTACCCCTAGAAAAACTTCTTTCTGTTCTCCAATCTTATCAAAGCTCAAATATTGTGGCCGGTCTACTTAAG ATGATTCAAACTCTTCCCGTTGCCCTGGTGGAGCTTCCGTTGTGTCTTCTTAATCGTCTGCTGGTATCTGACCCGCAGCACACTGCTCCATGCCTTATCACTGCAGCCCAGGCCTCCGCTTTCCTCCCTTACAGCACAGAAGGCTCAGACAATGGAGCAGACCACACTCAGAATCAACTTAACCACTTCGGGAATGGTGTGGAGCGAATTAAGAGCAATGGAATCGCAAAGAAAACCAAGATAGATCATATCAAAAGTGACATCAAATCAAAGAAGAGGTTAGAGCGCCTCAAAGGCAACATAGATGATTCCATAAAGACGCAATACCAGCCATCCAGAAACAAGACTGAGAAAATCAGAGAGGTCCAACcaaaaacctataaaaaaatatatccacAGAACACCATGGAACAACTAAGAGCCAAAACAGAGCAGCATAGTTGTATAGAGGAGCTCATGGACAGTTTGGAGATCCATGGCAGTTCTGCAGGACGTTTCCAAGACCTCTCGCCTCAGCCAGGGTGCAGCATCAGCTGGCTCATAGACAGTCTGGAGGAATTAAGAAGTTGTGATCACCCCAAGATCTCCACGGCTACAATTCGATCTTCACCAGAAGAG ACTTCCTTCGTTCTTCCAGTCGAAACCACCCAACTGCAGTTTGCATTGCACCACCACGATGATGGAATCCGAGCGGCCTGCTGTGGCTTCCTCGGCTCAGCTGTCAGGCAGGTCATTGGTAAATCAAAATTTGACTTATTCCAAGATCTGTTAGGTTGCTTATGTGATCCTGCTCCGTCCGTTCGTAGGACAGCCTGCAAGGCAGTGGGAAACTGGCTGAGTGTAATGGGAAAAACCAATCAAACTCTTTCTAATAAAGGTTTCAAGAATACGACTGACGTTAATGCCTTGTCAGTACAAGACAAAATGAGGAGGACACCAGCAATGGAAGGTGTCAGACATAGTGAGAGAGAGATATGGATGGAGCTTGCCATAGGAGCTGCCAGTCCCCTCGTTTCTCTGCTGTCAGATGCTGATAATGTCATTAGACAGCATTGCTGTGGGGCTCTGGCTAACCTGGCTGCTTTTGGCGGAGGGGATGGAGCACTTCTCAATGCAGATGCTCCAGGCATGATCCTCCAAACTGCCTGTAATGATTCCCATCATGCAGTGCGACGGGTAGCTGTGGCCACTCTGCGTGTGTTTAGCCAACAAAACACATTACTTCAG GCTCTGAGGTCTCTAGATGCAGGAAGAAAACTCAGTCACACATCCCAAAGCTCTTTATTTCAGAGAGATTATCAATGGCTTGTCAGCAAGTTGGACAGGTCGACTGAAGGAAAAACATAA
- the LOC132141331 gene encoding serine/threonine-protein kinase 36-like isoform X5: protein MMDQYHILEVIGEGSFGRVYKGRRKFSGQVVVVTEYAEGELFQILEDDGSLPENQVREIACQLVSALYYLHSHRILHRDMKPQNILLGKGGVVKLCDFGFARAMSVSTLVLTSIKGTPLYMSPELVEEKPYDHSADLWSLGCILYELHTGAPPFYTNSIFQLVQLIVRDPVKWPENMSQDCLSFLKGLLMKDPEKRLSWPDLLIHPFVADGVLMVSDEGSSNPLTIPPSPDLQALKHQQAAEKTTARSREGKLLRKARELREKEKINRREIVSGSAVRASQTRCKTASAGGAPTTGHSLGSTFSVHQNSSQPATNQHQANDNSVTRVCSAPHKGQISRDYEREFPSVEVGPRQVLKHPGHARTSLASVRMDSEEKDIDSDSEWQRFIELSYQGPVNTSILQRLKTKLLVTKNQLLVRKGEEASLTLQPLQILRNIVQSCQSGDVETLGKELELPHLLFSLTEDILNNPDLMQESQGETVLGDLMNVLIMYLEKSPGWEIKARRSEDLCQLFILVFLCREPKRSAILATAVLTLFTRRGISVNVSVERLTAFLGNILTDTAEAHNPLPAGWGMCDGLLSLILHRLSESESRLLLDFKDSELWLCLWAKVNASLENTTSQSCHFSPNGLYVFLSLALLVFSSDPYYCVALLSDNSSNCSSALGHLLTTNCSASLLECGLFWGDSEINSLSVMSCHLLCIPFSLELPLEKLLSVLQSYQSSNIVAGLLKMIQTLPVALVELPLCLLNRLLVSDPQHTAPCLITAAQASAFLPYSTEGSDNGADHTQNQLNHFGNGVERIKSNGIAKKTKIDHIKSDIKSKKRLERLKGNIDDSIKTQYQPSRNKTEKIREVQPKTYKKIYPQNTMEQLRAKTEQHSCIEELMDSLEIHGSSAGRFQDLSPQPGCSISWLIDSLEELRSCDHPKISTATIRSSPEEVRTAGSLLAFLLQSELLSGCAVELLILLSQLTHHLTHQTSFVLPVETTQLQFALHHHDDGIRAACCGFLGSAVRQVIGKSKFDLFQDLLGCLCDPAPSVRRTACKAVGNWLSVMGKTNQTLSNKGFKNTTDVNALSVQDKMRRTPAMEGVRHSEREIWMELAIGAASPLVSLLSDADNVIRQHCCGALANLAAFGGGDGALLNADAPGMILQTACNDSHHAVRRVAVATLRVFSQQNTLLQALRSLDAGRKLSHTSQSSLFQRDYQWLVSKLDRSTEGKT, encoded by the exons ATGATGGATCAGTACCATATTTTGGAGGTTATCGGGGAAGGGTCTTTTGGCCGAGTGTACAAAGGCCGCAGGAAGTTCAGCGGCCAG GTTGTGGTGGTGACTGAGTACGCAGAGGGTGAGCTGTTTCAGATTCTGGAGGATGATGGGAGTTTACCTGAGAATCAG GTGCGTGAAATAGCGTGCCAGCTTGTTTCTGCCCTGTATTATCTGCACTCCCATCGCATTTTGCACCGTGACATGAAACCACAGAACATCCTGCTGGGAAAAGGAGGAGTAGTAAAGCTCTGTGACTTTGG ATTTGCACGTGCCATGAGTGTGTCCACCTTGGTGTTGACCTCTATTAAGGGGACGCCTCTATACATGTCTCCGGAATTAGTGGAAGAGAAACCCTATGACCACTCAGCTGACCTTTGGTCTCTGGGCTGCATCCTCTATGAGCTCCACACGGGGGCGCCTCCGTTCTACACCAACTCCATCTTTCAGCTGGTGCAGCTTATAGTGAGAGATCCAGTGAAATGGCCAGAGAACATGAGCCAAGACTGCTTG AGTTTTCTGAAGGGATTGCTAATGAAAGACCCAGAGAAGAGGTTGTCATGGCCTGACCTGCTTATTCACCCTTTTGTTGCAGATGGAGTTTTAA TGGTGTCAGATGAGGGTTCAAGCAACCCCCTGACAATCCCACCCAGCCCCGACCTACAGGCCCTGAAACACCAGCAGGCTGCTGAGAAGACAACGGCACGCAGCAGAGAGGGCAAACTACTGCGCAAAGCTAGAGAGCTTCGGGAGAAAGAAAAGATTAACAGACGG GAGATTGTGAGTGGAAGTGCTGTGCGTGCCAGTCAGACACGCTGTAAGACAGCTTCTGCTGGAGGAGCCCCCACCACTGGCCATTCATTGGGCAGCACCTTTTCAGTGCATCAAAATTCATCTCAGCCAGCAACCAATCAGCATCAAGCAAATGACAACAGTGTTACCAG agTGTGCTCAGCTCCACATAAAGGCCAGATCAGTAGAGACTATGAGAGGGAGTTCCCTTCGGTTGAGGTGGGACCAAGGCAGGTTCTGAAGCACCCTGGACACGCACGGACCAGTCTGGCTTCTGTCAGGATGGACAGtgag GAAAAAGATATCGATAGTGACTCTGAGTGGCAACGATTTATTGAATTAAGTTATCAGGGCCCTGTAAACACTTCCATTCTTCAGAGGTTAAAGACCAAGCTGCTTGTAACCAAAAACCAG CTGTTGGTCAGGAAGGGTGAAGAGGCGTCTTTAACTCTACAGCCACTACAGATCCTCAGGAACATTGTTCAGAGCTGTCAGTCTGGTGATGTTGAAACACTGGGCAAGGAGTTGGAACTACCTCATCTACTGTTCAGTCTGACTGAAGACATCCTGAACAATCCAGATCTAATGCAG GAGTCTCAGGGTGAGACTGTATTGGGAGATCTGATGAATGTGCTCATAATGTACCTGGAAAAGAGCCCAGGCTGGGAGATAAAGGCAAGAAG ATCTGAGGATCTCTGTCAGCTATTTATATTGGTATTTCTCTGTCGAGAGCCAAAACGTTCAGCG ATTTTGGCAACAGCAGTCTTAACCTTGTTCACTCGCCGGGGTATATCTGTGAATGTCAGTGTGGAAAGGCTTACTGCCTTTTTGGGGAATATTTTGACAGACACAGCAGAG GCACATAACCCCTTACCTGCAGGTTGGGGCATGTGTGATGGCCTTCTGTCACTGATTCTCCACAGACTATCTGAG AGTGAAAGCCGCCTACTGCTTGACTTTAAGGACTCGGAGCTTTGGCTCTGCTTGTGGGCTAAAGTGAATGCCTCTCTGGAAAACACAACATCCCAGAGTTGCCATTTCTCTCCTAATG GTCTGTATGTGTTCCTTTCTCTCGCTTTATTGGTTTTCTCCAGTGATCCGTATTACTGTGTGGCTCTCCTGTCAGATAACTCCTCAAACTGCTCCTCTGCCCTCGGCCACCTTCTCACCACCAATTG CAGCGCTTCATTGCTTGAGTGTGGTCTTTTCTGGGGTGACTCAGAAATAAACAGCTTATCAGTGATGAGCTGTCATCTTCTCTGCATCCCCTTCTCTCTGGAGTTACCCCTAGAAAAACTTCTTTCTGTTCTCCAATCTTATCAAAGCTCAAATATTGTGGCCGGTCTACTTAAG ATGATTCAAACTCTTCCCGTTGCCCTGGTGGAGCTTCCGTTGTGTCTTCTTAATCGTCTGCTGGTATCTGACCCGCAGCACACTGCTCCATGCCTTATCACTGCAGCCCAGGCCTCCGCTTTCCTCCCTTACAGCACAGAAGGCTCAGACAATGGAGCAGACCACACTCAGAATCAACTTAACCACTTCGGGAATGGTGTGGAGCGAATTAAGAGCAATGGAATCGCAAAGAAAACCAAGATAGATCATATCAAAAGTGACATCAAATCAAAGAAGAGGTTAGAGCGCCTCAAAGGCAACATAGATGATTCCATAAAGACGCAATACCAGCCATCCAGAAACAAGACTGAGAAAATCAGAGAGGTCCAACcaaaaacctataaaaaaatatatccacAGAACACCATGGAACAACTAAGAGCCAAAACAGAGCAGCATAGTTGTATAGAGGAGCTCATGGACAGTTTGGAGATCCATGGCAGTTCTGCAGGACGTTTCCAAGACCTCTCGCCTCAGCCAGGGTGCAGCATCAGCTGGCTCATAGACAGTCTGGAGGAATTAAGAAGTTGTGATCACCCCAAGATCTCCACGGCTACAATTCGATCTTCACCAGAAGAGGTCAGAACGGCAGGTTCTCTATTGGCTTTTCTGCTACAAAGTGAACTTCTCAGTGGGTGTGCAGTGGAACTCCTTATCCTTCTCTCCCAACTAACACATCATCTCACCCATCAGACTTCCTTCGTTCTTCCAGTCGAAACCACCCAACTGCAGTTTGCATTGCACCACCACGATGATGGAATCCGAGCGGCCTGCTGTGGCTTCCTCGGCTCAGCTGTCAGGCAGGTCATTGGTAAATCAAAATTTGACTTATTCCAAGATCTGTTAGGTTGCTTATGTGATCCTGCTCCGTCCGTTCGTAGGACAGCCTGCAAGGCAGTGGGAAACTGGCTGAGTGTAATGGGAAAAACCAATCAAACTCTTTCTAATAAAGGTTTCAAGAATACGACTGACGTTAATGCCTTGTCAGTACAAGACAAAATGAGGAGGACACCAGCAATGGAAGGTGTCAGACATAGTGAGAGAGAGATATGGATGGAGCTTGCCATAGGAGCTGCCAGTCCCCTCGTTTCTCTGCTGTCAGATGCTGATAATGTCATTAGACAGCATTGCTGTGGGGCTCTGGCTAACCTGGCTGCTTTTGGCGGAGGGGATGGAGCACTTCTCAATGCAGATGCTCCAGGCATGATCCTCCAAACTGCCTGTAATGATTCCCATCATGCAGTGCGACGGGTAGCTGTGGCCACTCTGCGTGTGTTTAGCCAACAAAACACATTACTTCAG GCTCTGAGGTCTCTAGATGCAGGAAGAAAACTCAGTCACACATCCCAAAGCTCTTTATTTCAGAGAGATTATCAATGGCTTGTCAGCAAGTTGGACAGGTCGACTGAAGGAAAAACATAA